GGTTCCTGATACTGAAGCCGAAGTGAAATGGGATGTTCCGAAGGGGACACTCAACAGAGGAGGAATGGACCCCATCACAAATCCGTTCGACGAGTTCGCCCTTGAGGAAGCTCTGCTCACAAGAGAAAAATATGACGGTGAGATAGTGGCGATTACGATGGGTCCGGAAAAGGCTA
This portion of the Pseudomonadota bacterium genome encodes:
- a CDS encoding electron transfer flavoprotein subunit beta, whose protein sequence is MKIVVCIKQVPDTEAEVKWDVPKGTLNRGGMDPITNPFDEFALEEALLTREKYDGEIVAITMGPEKA